tcttctccacaTGACAACCGTCCTATCAAACTCGTCCTGCTCGCTGCCACCCAGCCACTCCTACAACAGCCATCACTCACTCTCTGAGTCGCAGTACTCCAGCAGGTCAGGCCAGTTGCAGCCGTGGATTCTCTCGTCGTAGGCCAGACCAGGAGTGCAGGGTTCGTCGATGGGCTCCCCATAGACGCACTTGACGAAATAGGTCTCGCAGGCGCCGGCGGAGAAGATGCCGAAGGCGTACTCACAAATGCCTTTGCCGATGGGAGTCACTGAGGAATGAAATACAGCGTTAGAGGCTTGATCCAATTGCCTCTTCAGAGGTTTACATATGATGGTGAAAATCATATACAGCTACCTGGGTATCTAGAGGCTATGTGATGAGAAAATTATATTTCTAGGAGAGGGATGTACAAAAATCATCATCTAGAATTGACAGAAAAGGTCAAGCGTTGGTTAACACAATGCCtgagagaggaaagggaaacGAGAGTGAAGGATTAACAGTAATCCTATGAAGAGGAAAATGGCAATGTAGTGGTAGAAAGTTGTTAACATCAAAGTTACACAAGTTGATCTATTGACTCATGAACTGAATTACAATATTCATAGATAACTGAGTGGCTTAGAGAGGCTTTGCTTCATGTAGCTGACATTAAATTAAGAATCTAAGAAACTATAGCCAGGATTTCTTTGGTTCTACCCCAAAGCATAGATTTTACGTAGTGAAATATAGACTTTGTTAGAATTTGGATTTCAAAGGCTACATATTGTAGACTGTGGAATTTTCAGCATGGGCTACAGATCTCAGTGAAAAATATATAACTTAGAGTCTAGATTATAAAGGCTACAATttatagatctatctatctatctatctatctatctatctatctatctatctatctatctatatatatatatatatatatatatatatatatatatatatatatatatatatatatatatatatatatatatatatatatatatatatatatatatatatatatatatatatatatatcatctatacatatgtatatgttactATGAGTTGTGTGGGCTCTGGACTTCCAGAAcgagactggaagaggtgacgaAAGTTCAGAGGTGCATGAAAATATCTGGCTACACCTAAACTGGAAAGTTATGAGAGGGTCCAGCCAGTGGTTGGCCTCGGTACACCTTCGTCTGACCCTCCCTGCTTACTGTCTGTAGGGGAAAAGTTCAGGAGTGAAATAGGTGATGTTATtgcataaactctctctctctctctctctctctctctctctctctctctctctctctctctctctctctctctctctctctctctctctctctctctctctctctaaagctttCGTTCCGTCATGGTCTGATTAAGGATCCTCCTCTACAACCATTCGAAGTCTGATCCTGAGGACGGAGGACAGTTGGGTCTGCATCATCCATATGTAACAGATCAGCATTCCAGCAGAGCAAGACTGGGTACCTACATCATACCATACCTGTTTGAATGGTTATCAAACTTAACGGTAAAAAAAAGTCTTTAAGTGTTTCTTCGCCAGTAAGACTGGAACCATCTGTTTTAACCTCTTGTCTCTCCATCTACGAAGAATAGGAATTCAGGACTCAGACTACATCAAGTGTCCCAGTGGTAGTGTCTTTCCTCCTTCCCACGTACCGCATGACTGGAACACTCAGAGAACTAGCCACAACTTACCGTCCGCCTCACGTCCCTCACAGTCGACTGCCCAGTAGTAGTTGCAGAAGTTGTGCACGGCTCCTCCCTTCCCATCGAAGAGCAGACCATTCTCGCAGGTCTCGAGTGTCAGAGTTCCGTTGGCGCACTTGTAGAACTGGTTGCAGGAGAGCGGGTGTGGGTAGAGCTGCAGTCCTGAGTACTCAGGGCAGGAGGAGAGTTCTCGGTACGCAGGCAGCTCGGCGCTACCtgaggaaaaagggggaaaaaaaagggggtcaacATCAGATTCTTGGTGGGAGAAGCATGAGAGAAAtggtgtgttacggagagagagaattctacagGTCGTGTTCCCcggtctcttaacctcgtatgtATGTCTTTGAtttatgcacacgcacacacacacacacacacacacacacacacacacacacacacacacacacacacacacgtacacaacccAGAGTACGACaaatacccattcatcgaccaaggAGGATGAGCAGCAGGGTTAACTGTTAGCCGGCTGGTGGCCCTGTTCGGGAC
This portion of the Panulirus ornatus isolate Po-2019 chromosome 48, ASM3632096v1, whole genome shotgun sequence genome encodes:
- the Peritrophin-A gene encoding protein obstructor-E — encoded protein: MLSAAVFLALVALGSAELPAYRELSSCPEYSGLQLYPHPLSCNQFYKCANGTLTLETCENGLLFDGKGGAVHNFCNYYWAVDCEGREADVTPIGKGICEYAFGIFSAGACETYFVKCVYGEPIDEPCTPGLAYDERIHGCNWPDLLEYCDSEKIVGFQCPSYVDSKDPAAKFLPHPRYPSGDCGRYIVCVNSLPRLVGCGDYTVFSAETLTCEDPKYVPKCGNYFK